Proteins encoded in a region of the Frondihabitans sp. 762G35 genome:
- a CDS encoding VOC family protein: MDMRLELVPLPVHDVDSSKAFYADRVGFAVDHDVEPGNGMRVVQLTPPGSSCSVVIGTGMVDPNAGPVTGLHLVVDDVEAARLELTGRGVEVSDVQDVGGGVRYAYFADPDGNSWALQEIRR, encoded by the coding sequence GTGGACATGAGACTGGAGCTCGTCCCGCTTCCGGTGCACGACGTCGATTCGAGCAAGGCGTTCTACGCCGATCGCGTCGGGTTCGCGGTCGACCACGACGTCGAGCCGGGGAACGGGATGCGGGTGGTGCAGCTCACACCCCCGGGGTCCTCCTGCTCGGTCGTGATCGGAACCGGAATGGTCGATCCGAATGCGGGGCCTGTCACGGGCCTCCACCTCGTCGTGGACGACGTGGAGGCGGCCCGCCTGGAGCTGACGGGTCGAGGCGTCGAGGTGTCCGACGTCCAGGACGTCGGCGGGGGAGTCCGCTACGCGTACTTCGCCGACCCGGACGGCAACTCGTGGGCCCTTCAGG
- a CDS encoding universal stress protein, with protein MTESTVAAWDGSSASEASLEWAALRETRRGRPLSVVRILPVPRPTSPDDLEPRLEVDASERHLLHRVARLRRAHPDLSVSCEVLFGDVVEVLLGSALRGATVVVGRDSRPRLEARRHRVAAQLATLATGPVVIVPEHGRPPATADEESLTRSIVVGVDGTHAALEALRFAADEARQTGDRLVAVHVWSEPVVWDDVFVSPPALEALMQHQHEELLEESIEVGLTDFPDVPVVRRVVRGRPEVELERLARHADVLVVGDHARSAVARHLLGSVSSALSARPTVPTVVVHHPADAPREAARRSRDRVEA; from the coding sequence ATGACCGAGTCGACGGTGGCGGCCTGGGACGGCTCGTCGGCCTCGGAGGCCTCCCTCGAATGGGCGGCGCTCCGGGAGACCCGGCGCGGGCGACCGCTGTCGGTCGTGCGCATCCTGCCGGTTCCCCGGCCGACGAGTCCGGACGACCTGGAGCCTCGACTCGAGGTCGACGCCTCCGAGCGGCACCTCCTCCACCGCGTCGCCCGCCTGCGGCGCGCGCACCCCGACCTGAGCGTGTCGTGCGAGGTCCTCTTCGGCGACGTCGTGGAGGTCCTCCTGGGCTCGGCGCTCCGGGGCGCCACCGTCGTCGTGGGACGGGACTCCCGTCCCCGCCTCGAGGCGCGCCGCCACCGGGTCGCCGCCCAGCTGGCGACGCTCGCGACCGGCCCCGTCGTCATCGTTCCCGAGCACGGTCGACCCCCCGCGACCGCCGACGAGGAGTCGCTGACACGGTCCATCGTCGTCGGTGTCGACGGGACGCACGCGGCCCTCGAGGCGCTCCGCTTCGCGGCGGACGAAGCTCGGCAGACCGGGGACCGGCTCGTGGCGGTGCACGTCTGGAGCGAACCGGTGGTGTGGGACGACGTCTTCGTCTCGCCGCCGGCCCTCGAGGCGCTGATGCAGCACCAGCACGAGGAACTGCTCGAGGAGTCCATCGAGGTGGGGCTGACGGACTTCCCGGACGTGCCCGTCGTGCGCCGTGTCGTCCGGGGTCGGCCGGAGGTCGAGCTGGAGCGACTGGCCCGCCACGCGGACGTCCTAGTCGTCGGCGACCACGCCCGCAGCGCCGTCGCGCGGCACCTCCTCGGGTCGGTCTCGTCGGCGCTCTCGGCGCGACCGACCGTCCCCACGGTCGTCGTCCACCATCCGGCGGACGCCCCTCGCGAGGCGGCGCGCAGGAGCCGCGACCGCGTCGAGGCCTGA
- a CDS encoding universal stress protein produces MTHATIVGWDGSSASRAALDWAARRARRHGGGLHVLRVLGPFPFVESEALWADEVTAASIVSLDDEIARLRTEHPGLAVTSELVSGDATEILLDNSSPQTVLVIGTRHRSAPYFRFAWSFGGQLAGHARGPVVIVPETSPQDARGIVVGVDSSPESDAAVVFAAREADRDGSPLDLVHAWLGPLMNPIRGGDIEGAPWLEDAHRRVLAEASALVGRAAPDLLHASHLDVGTASHALLDRARDAELVVVGARGRGPLASLVLGSVSTALLESMPCPIAILGPGTVAGFSLASLSGAVSR; encoded by the coding sequence ATGACCCACGCCACGATCGTCGGTTGGGACGGCAGCAGCGCCTCGCGGGCGGCTCTCGACTGGGCGGCGAGGCGCGCCCGTCGGCACGGGGGCGGGCTGCACGTCCTCCGGGTCCTCGGCCCGTTCCCCTTCGTCGAGTCCGAGGCGCTGTGGGCGGACGAGGTCACGGCCGCATCGATCGTCTCGCTCGACGACGAGATCGCCCGATTACGGACAGAGCACCCGGGTCTCGCGGTGACCTCGGAGCTCGTCTCGGGCGACGCCACGGAGATCCTGCTCGACAACTCGTCGCCGCAGACGGTGCTCGTGATCGGCACCCGCCACCGCAGCGCACCGTACTTCCGCTTCGCCTGGTCGTTCGGCGGCCAGCTCGCCGGACACGCGCGGGGCCCCGTCGTCATCGTTCCCGAGACGTCCCCGCAGGATGCCCGGGGCATCGTGGTGGGCGTCGACTCGTCTCCCGAATCCGACGCCGCCGTCGTGTTCGCCGCCCGCGAGGCCGACCGGGACGGCTCGCCGCTCGACCTGGTGCACGCCTGGCTGGGGCCGCTGATGAATCCGATCCGGGGAGGGGACATCGAGGGCGCGCCCTGGCTGGAGGACGCTCACCGCCGGGTGCTGGCGGAGGCGTCGGCCCTCGTGGGCCGGGCCGCACCCGATCTGCTGCACGCGTCGCACCTGGACGTGGGGACCGCCTCGCACGCGCTCCTCGACCGGGCGAGGGACGCCGAGCTCGTCGTCGTCGGGGCGCGCGGTCGCGGCCCTCTGGCGAGTCTCGTCCTGGGCTCGGTCTCGACCGCCCTCCTCGAGTCGATGCCGTGTCCGATCGCCATCCTCGGTCCGGGCACCGTCGCCGGGTTCTCCCTGGCGTCGCTGTCCGGGGCGGTGTCCCGATGA
- a CDS encoding pyridoxamine 5'-phosphate oxidase family protein: MAATDDVITDLSATQCLDHLRRHRVGRLAFLADGRVEIFPVNYVVDRGNIHLLTAGGRKFDAFVRGRDVVFEADGDLGDVVWSVVVRGIAGVLTDDEKVEADERHPIRSWVDTLKPHRVRIEPVLMTGRLLPTPPSRS; the protein is encoded by the coding sequence ATGGCTGCGACCGACGACGTCATCACCGACCTGAGCGCGACCCAGTGCCTCGACCACCTCCGGAGGCATCGAGTGGGCCGCCTCGCGTTCCTCGCGGACGGACGCGTCGAGATCTTCCCGGTCAACTACGTCGTCGACCGAGGCAACATCCACCTCCTCACCGCCGGCGGACGGAAGTTCGACGCGTTCGTCCGGGGTCGGGACGTCGTGTTCGAGGCCGACGGCGACCTCGGGGACGTCGTCTGGAGCGTGGTCGTCCGCGGCATCGCCGGTGTCCTCACCGACGACGAGAAAGTCGAGGCCGACGAGCGCCACCCCATCCGCTCCTGGGTCGACACCCTCAAGCCGCACCGGGTCCGGATCGAGCCCGTGCTCATGACGGGACGCCTCCTGCCCACGCCGCCGTCGCGTTCCTGA
- a CDS encoding DUF4193 family protein, which produces MAADYDAPRNAPDGDENTISIEARGTKATGLAADLDEGDSADGFELDAAIIDDALDVVVLPMQENEFTCVECFLVRPRIQLDHESKLGPVCMECAAL; this is translated from the coding sequence ATGGCCGCCGACTACGACGCACCCCGCAACGCCCCCGACGGCGACGAGAACACCATCTCGATCGAGGCTCGCGGAACGAAGGCCACCGGCCTCGCAGCCGACCTCGACGAGGGCGACAGCGCCGACGGCTTCGAGCTCGATGCCGCGATCATCGACGACGCGCTCGACGTCGTCGTGCTCCCGATGCAGGAGAACGAGTTCACCTGCGTCGAGTGCTTCCTGGTGCGCCCGCGGATCCAGCTCGACCACGAGTCGAAGCTCGGGCCGGTCTGCATGGAGTGCGCTGCCCTGTAG
- a CDS encoding YciI family protein produces MRFLLLICTDPEAPAYVAEEDDIGDWVEEVTTRKLAVEGDRIRPADDGRTVTLRDGAVRVAEGSTGGLTDRIAGFDLLECASLDEAVDVASRHPMARFGRVEVRPTWPIDGL; encoded by the coding sequence ATGCGCTTCCTGCTTCTCATCTGCACCGATCCGGAGGCGCCCGCCTACGTCGCCGAGGAGGACGACATCGGCGACTGGGTCGAGGAGGTCACGACGAGGAAGCTGGCCGTCGAGGGCGACCGGATCCGCCCGGCCGACGACGGGAGGACGGTCACGCTGCGCGACGGGGCCGTCCGCGTCGCGGAGGGCAGCACCGGCGGCCTCACCGACCGCATCGCCGGCTTCGACCTCCTCGAGTGCGCATCGCTCGACGAGGCGGTCGACGTCGCGTCGAGGCACCCCATGGCGCGCTTCGGCCGCGTCGAGGTGCGACCGACCTGGCCCATCGACGGTCTCTGA
- a CDS encoding methionine ABC transporter ATP-binding protein, with the protein MIRIQQLTKAYEHGGTRTVVLDRLDFEVDSGEIAAVVGPSGAGKSTLAACVNLLEHPTSGSVLVDGEDLTALSEAGLRVARRRIGTIFQSDGLFSRRTAAQNVALPLEYLGVTAAESKARVAELLDRVGLADRATHYPHQLSGGQRQRVGIARALALRPRILLSDEATSGLDPDSTRSILGLLRQLRDELDLSILLITHEMDVVRQVADTVGRLEGGRFTESGRVVDLLQDPVSRLGQDLQPRREAQPAAAGEVHLAVAYGSSAVPTDWLARLGDDLGSPVGLLGASIEVVGGATVGHATVGIREADLRRARDALLRLGLTPRDGAPAVGVDAVVADADLERVA; encoded by the coding sequence ATGATCCGAATCCAGCAGCTCACCAAGGCCTACGAGCACGGCGGCACCCGCACCGTCGTGCTGGACCGCCTCGACTTCGAGGTCGACTCCGGCGAGATCGCCGCCGTGGTCGGTCCGAGCGGGGCGGGCAAGTCGACGCTCGCCGCGTGCGTCAACCTGCTGGAGCACCCGACGTCCGGTTCCGTCCTCGTCGACGGCGAGGACCTCACGGCGCTCTCCGAGGCCGGCCTCCGCGTCGCCCGCCGGCGGATCGGCACGATCTTCCAGTCCGACGGGCTCTTCTCGAGGCGCACCGCCGCCCAGAACGTGGCGCTGCCGCTGGAGTACCTCGGCGTGACCGCCGCCGAGTCGAAGGCGCGCGTCGCCGAGCTCCTCGACCGGGTGGGCCTCGCCGATCGGGCGACTCACTATCCGCACCAGCTGTCCGGGGGCCAGCGGCAGCGCGTCGGAATCGCGCGCGCCCTGGCTCTCCGCCCGCGCATCCTGCTCTCCGACGAAGCCACCTCGGGGCTCGACCCCGACTCGACCCGGTCGATCCTCGGTCTCCTCCGCCAGCTGCGCGACGAACTCGATCTCTCCATCCTGCTGATCACGCACGAGATGGACGTCGTCCGACAGGTCGCCGACACCGTCGGCCGCCTCGAGGGCGGCCGGTTCACCGAGTCCGGTCGGGTCGTGGATCTCCTGCAGGATCCGGTCTCCCGCCTCGGCCAGGACCTCCAGCCCCGCCGCGAGGCCCAGCCCGCCGCGGCCGGCGAGGTGCACCTCGCCGTGGCGTACGGCTCCTCCGCGGTCCCCACGGATTGGCTGGCGCGGCTCGGAGACGACCTCGGCTCCCCCGTCGGGCTCCTCGGCGCCTCCATCGAGGTCGTCGGCGGAGCCACCGTCGGTCACGCCACCGTCGGGATCCGCGAGGCGGATCTGCGCAGAGCCCGGGACGCGCTGCTCCGGCTGGGACTCACGCCTCGGGACGGGGCACCGGCGGTGGGCGTCGACGCGGTCGTCGCCGACGCCGACCTGGAGCGTGTCGCGTGA
- a CDS encoding methionine ABC transporter permease encodes MSALSAPLAASIGEVRVPLDRIAGLVLPALGDTVVMVGVTMVIVVLVGVPLGAVVHNTARGGLYEHPAVHAVVGWVVSLGRSLPFLILMAAIIPFTRLITGTNIGIPAAVVPMSLAGIAFFSRIVENALRAVPTEYARVARASGASRLQVIRTAQLAEAIPLIVGGLTINTIAMIEYSAIAGTIGAGGIGYVAVTYGYQRFDTRVMIATIVILVALVALVQFVGDRLARRLTPSLARRRPVSARTRASEPSPVV; translated from the coding sequence GTGAGCGCTCTGTCGGCGCCTCTGGCCGCGTCGATCGGCGAGGTCCGTGTCCCGCTCGACCGGATCGCCGGGCTCGTCCTCCCGGCCCTGGGAGACACCGTCGTCATGGTGGGCGTCACCATGGTGATCGTCGTCCTCGTGGGAGTACCGCTCGGGGCCGTGGTCCACAACACGGCGCGGGGAGGTCTGTACGAGCATCCTGCGGTCCACGCCGTCGTCGGCTGGGTCGTGAGCCTCGGGCGGTCGCTGCCTTTCCTCATCCTGATGGCCGCGATCATCCCGTTCACGCGTCTCATCACGGGCACGAACATCGGGATCCCCGCGGCCGTCGTGCCGATGTCGCTGGCCGGGATCGCGTTCTTCAGCCGGATCGTCGAGAACGCGCTCCGAGCCGTCCCGACGGAGTACGCCCGGGTGGCCCGCGCCTCGGGGGCGTCCCGGCTGCAGGTGATCCGCACGGCGCAGCTCGCCGAGGCGATCCCGCTGATCGTGGGCGGCCTCACGATCAACACGATCGCCATGATCGAGTACTCCGCCATCGCCGGGACCATCGGCGCCGGGGGCATCGGCTACGTGGCCGTGACCTACGGCTACCAGCGCTTCGACACGCGCGTCATGATCGCCACGATCGTGATCCTCGTGGCGCTCGTGGCCCTCGTCCAGTTCGTCGGCGACCGCCTCGCACGACGCCTCACGCCGAGCCTCGCCCGAAGGCGACCGGTCTCCGCCCGGACGCGCGCGTCGGAACCCTCCCCCGTCGTCTGA
- a CDS encoding MetQ/NlpA family ABC transporter substrate-binding protein, whose product MPENSTPTPSTADDLGFTLKHRRRWPFVVGAAVAVVAIAAGITVPRLVPSASANDVKGATLSVATAEGNSAEQALVNFVAKNVAPKYGIKVAFKGLADSTTLNRAVSEGDVAGTVYQHKLWLGQVLQANPSFQETAATPVFRWGFGLWSTKWKSVDEIPDGATISLYSDPANEAQGLWILERAGLITLKPGIDKGSATQDDIASNPKHLTFTLLDFAAQSRSLGDLDGAVGYTEYYLAAGIPLDQRIFAPAAPDEFAGQLTVGTKYLKSDNVKKLIAACKDPAVQEFLATDPNEKGILLPLDAAE is encoded by the coding sequence ATGCCGGAAAACAGCACCCCCACCCCGTCCACCGCCGACGACCTCGGCTTCACCCTCAAGCACCGCCGCCGCTGGCCCTTCGTCGTCGGAGCCGCCGTCGCGGTCGTCGCGATCGCGGCGGGGATCACCGTCCCCCGGCTCGTCCCCAGCGCGTCGGCCAACGACGTCAAGGGCGCGACCCTCTCCGTCGCGACCGCGGAGGGCAACTCCGCCGAGCAGGCGCTGGTGAACTTCGTCGCGAAGAACGTCGCGCCGAAGTACGGCATCAAGGTCGCCTTCAAGGGCCTCGCGGACTCCACGACCCTCAACCGGGCCGTGAGCGAGGGCGACGTCGCCGGTACGGTCTACCAGCACAAGCTCTGGCTCGGTCAGGTCCTCCAGGCGAACCCGTCGTTCCAGGAGACGGCGGCCACGCCCGTGTTCCGCTGGGGCTTCGGTCTCTGGTCGACCAAGTGGAAGTCGGTCGACGAGATCCCCGACGGCGCGACCATCTCGCTCTACTCCGACCCGGCCAACGAGGCGCAGGGGCTGTGGATCCTGGAGCGGGCGGGCCTCATCACGCTGAAGCCCGGGATCGACAAGGGCTCGGCCACTCAGGACGACATCGCGTCGAACCCCAAGCACCTGACCTTCACGCTGCTCGACTTCGCGGCGCAGTCCCGCTCGCTCGGCGACCTCGACGGGGCCGTCGGCTACACGGAGTACTACCTCGCCGCGGGGATCCCCCTCGACCAGCGCATCTTCGCCCCCGCCGCCCCCGACGAGTTCGCCGGGCAGCTCACCGTCGGGACGAAGTACCTGAAGTCCGACAACGTCAAGAAGCTGATCGCGGCGTGCAAGGACCCGGCCGTGCAGGAGTTCCTCGCCACGGATCCCAACGAGAAGGGCATCCTGCTGCCGCTCGACGCCGCGGAGTGA
- a CDS encoding LLM class flavin-dependent oxidoreductase yields the protein MTRQIRFNAFDMNCVAHQSSGLWRHPRDRSRHYNDIEYWTHLARLLESGTFDGIFIADVLGTYDVYGGNNIAAVRNGAQIPVNDPVLLISAMAAVTEHLGFGVTAGTAYEHPYPFARRMSTLDHLTKGRVGWNVVTGYLPSAARNMGHEDQLEHDTRYDVASEYLDVLYKLWEGSWEDDAVVEDTEGGLFTDPEKVHEIGHFGEHYTVPGIHLSEPSIQRSPVIYQAGASPRGVRFAAENAEAIFVSAPTAAVLKATVGRIRDALAEAGRDRYSAKIYTLLTIITDETHEKAVAKHEEYLRYASEEGALVFMSGWTGIDLSQYDLDQPIGDVQGNAIQSVIENFRESAKLDGREWTVRDIARFGAIGGLGPIFVGSGAEVADHLQELVEETDVDGFNLAYAVSPGTWEDVIEHVIPELRKRDAYPSAYEEGSLRQKLHGRGDTLPEEHRGASFRLGGSRSTSTGSVADAERVAAR from the coding sequence ATGACCCGTCAGATCCGCTTCAACGCCTTCGACATGAACTGCGTCGCCCACCAGTCCTCGGGCCTGTGGCGCCACCCCCGCGACCGCTCGCGGCACTACAACGACATCGAGTACTGGACGCACCTCGCGCGGCTCCTCGAGTCGGGGACGTTCGACGGCATCTTCATCGCCGACGTCCTCGGCACCTACGACGTCTACGGCGGCAACAACATCGCCGCGGTGCGGAACGGCGCCCAGATCCCCGTCAACGACCCGGTCCTCCTCATCTCGGCCATGGCGGCCGTCACGGAGCACCTCGGCTTCGGGGTGACCGCCGGCACCGCCTACGAGCACCCCTACCCGTTCGCCCGGCGCATGTCGACGCTCGACCACCTCACCAAGGGTCGGGTCGGCTGGAACGTCGTCACCGGCTACCTCCCGAGCGCCGCCCGCAACATGGGTCACGAGGACCAGCTCGAGCACGACACCCGCTACGACGTCGCCTCCGAGTACCTGGACGTCCTCTACAAGCTGTGGGAGGGCTCCTGGGAGGACGACGCCGTCGTCGAGGACACCGAGGGCGGCCTCTTCACCGACCCCGAGAAGGTCCACGAGATCGGCCACTTCGGAGAGCACTACACGGTGCCCGGGATCCACCTCTCGGAACCCAGCATCCAGCGCTCCCCCGTCATCTACCAGGCCGGGGCGTCGCCGCGCGGCGTGCGCTTCGCCGCGGAGAACGCCGAGGCGATCTTCGTCTCCGCTCCGACGGCCGCGGTGCTGAAGGCCACGGTGGGCAGGATCCGCGACGCCCTCGCCGAGGCCGGTCGCGACCGCTACTCCGCGAAGATCTACACCCTGCTGACGATCATCACCGACGAGACGCACGAGAAGGCGGTCGCGAAGCACGAGGAGTACCTCCGCTACGCCAGCGAGGAGGGCGCGCTCGTCTTCATGTCCGGCTGGACCGGGATCGACCTGTCGCAGTACGACCTCGACCAGCCGATCGGCGACGTCCAGGGGAACGCGATCCAGTCGGTCATCGAGAACTTCCGGGAGTCGGCGAAGCTCGACGGCCGCGAGTGGACCGTGCGCGACATCGCCCGCTTCGGAGCCATCGGGGGGCTGGGACCGATCTTCGTCGGCTCCGGCGCGGAGGTGGCCGACCACCTGCAGGAGCTCGTCGAGGAGACCGACGTCGACGGGTTCAACCTCGCCTACGCCGTCTCCCCCGGCACCTGGGAGGACGTCATCGAGCACGTGATCCCGGAGCTGCGGAAGCGCGACGCGTACCCGTCGGCGTACGAGGAGGGCAGCCTGCGGCAGAAGCTCCACGGGCGCGGCGACACGCTGCCCGAGGAGCACCGCGGGGCGTCGTTCCGGCTCGGCGGGAGCCGTTCGACGAGCACCGGGTCGGTCGCGGATGCGGAGCGGGTGGCCGCGCGGTAG
- a CDS encoding ammonium transporter, with product MFDQGNTAYVLITAAMVLLMTPGLAFFYGGLVKAKSVISMMMLSFGAIGLIAVLWVLYGYSMAFSGAPSGPGGSAGFIGIDGVIGFDPTLFSLNALVDQAHSTTATGYPTIAFAAFQATFAIITVALISGAIADRAKFGAWMIFAGIWATVVYFPVANWVFNFTLKDGVVVDGGWLARLGLIDFAGGTAVHINAGSAGLALALVLGRRVGFAKGAYKPHNPPFVMLGAGLLWFGWFGFNAGSELAADGTAALAFINTLAAPAAAVLGWLVVEKIKDGKSTSVGAASGAVAGLVAITPACAALTPFWGIVLGIVAGVVCCLAIDLKFRLGFDDSLDVVGVHLVGGIVGTLFIGIFAYQGSAGLIYGGGFKQLGIQALAALAVMVYSFVLAFVIGWIIQKTIGFRVTNEDEIAGIDTAVHGEEGYVLLDERV from the coding sequence ATGTTCGACCAAGGCAACACCGCCTACGTCTTGATAACTGCCGCCATGGTTCTGCTCATGACTCCCGGCCTGGCCTTCTTCTACGGCGGACTCGTCAAGGCCAAGAGCGTCATCAGCATGATGATGCTCAGCTTCGGAGCCATCGGCCTGATCGCGGTCCTGTGGGTCCTCTACGGCTACTCGATGGCCTTCTCGGGCGCTCCCAGCGGCCCCGGCGGCAGCGCCGGCTTCATCGGCATCGACGGCGTCATCGGCTTCGACCCGACCCTGTTCAGCCTGAACGCGCTGGTCGACCAGGCGCACTCGACGACCGCGACCGGCTACCCGACGATCGCGTTCGCGGCGTTCCAGGCCACGTTCGCCATCATCACCGTCGCCCTCATCTCCGGTGCCATCGCCGACCGCGCCAAGTTCGGCGCGTGGATGATCTTCGCCGGCATCTGGGCCACGGTCGTCTACTTCCCGGTCGCGAACTGGGTCTTCAACTTCACGCTGAAGGACGGCGTCGTCGTCGACGGCGGCTGGCTCGCCCGACTCGGCCTCATCGACTTCGCGGGTGGTACCGCGGTGCACATCAACGCAGGATCCGCGGGCCTGGCTCTCGCGCTCGTCCTCGGCCGCCGCGTCGGCTTCGCCAAGGGCGCCTACAAGCCGCACAACCCTCCCTTCGTGATGCTGGGCGCCGGCCTGCTCTGGTTCGGCTGGTTCGGCTTCAACGCCGGCTCGGAGCTCGCCGCCGACGGAACCGCCGCCCTCGCCTTCATCAACACGCTCGCGGCTCCCGCGGCCGCCGTCCTCGGCTGGCTCGTCGTGGAGAAGATCAAGGACGGCAAGTCGACCTCCGTCGGAGCCGCCTCGGGCGCCGTCGCCGGACTCGTCGCCATCACCCCCGCCTGTGCCGCGCTGACGCCCTTCTGGGGCATCGTGCTCGGGATCGTCGCCGGTGTCGTCTGCTGCCTCGCGATCGACCTGAAGTTCCGCCTCGGCTTCGACGACTCGCTCGACGTCGTGGGCGTCCACCTCGTCGGCGGCATCGTCGGCACGCTGTTCATCGGCATCTTCGCCTACCAGGGCAGCGCCGGCCTCATCTACGGCGGTGGCTTCAAGCAGCTCGGGATCCAGGCGCTGGCGGCCCTGGCCGTCATGGTCTACTCCTTCGTGCTCGCGTTCGTCATCGGCTGGATCATCCAGAAGACGATCGGCTTCCGCGTGACCAACGAGGACGAGATCGCCGGCATCGACACGGCCGTGCACGGCGAGGAGGGCTACGTGCTCCTCGACGAGCGCGTCTAG
- the zapE gene encoding cell division protein ZapE has translation MAAEATRTVVSLTDRTPSISAAEIVAHLVPPRQFDGASLENYRPDPAFPSQQEAVEAVASFGASAPASRGLFRRRAAATHAAGLYLDGGFGVGKTHLLAALWHRTPGTKYFGTFIEYTALVGAVGYAGAVAQLKGASLICIDEFELDDPGDTMIMTRLLGELADGGSRMAATSNTPPNALGEGRFAAADFLREIQALSSRFRTLRIDGTDYRRREVEAHAVVTDDVDAALDRAAGTVSDDSFASVVDHLATVHPSKYVKLLDGLDQVALRDVALLHDQTQALRFVAFVDRLYDAQIRVTASGIPLDEVFSAEMLAGGYRKKYLRAMSRLVALTLL, from the coding sequence ATGGCAGCGGAGGCAACGCGCACGGTGGTCTCGCTGACCGACAGGACGCCCAGTATCAGCGCCGCCGAGATCGTCGCGCACCTCGTGCCGCCGCGCCAGTTCGACGGGGCCTCCCTCGAGAACTACCGACCGGATCCGGCCTTCCCGTCGCAGCAGGAGGCGGTGGAGGCGGTCGCCTCGTTCGGCGCCTCCGCCCCGGCGTCGCGCGGTCTCTTCCGTCGACGCGCTGCGGCGACGCACGCTGCCGGGCTCTACCTCGACGGCGGCTTCGGCGTCGGCAAGACGCACCTGCTCGCCGCCCTGTGGCACCGCACGCCCGGCACGAAGTACTTCGGCACGTTCATCGAGTACACCGCTCTCGTCGGAGCCGTCGGCTACGCGGGCGCGGTCGCGCAGCTGAAGGGCGCGTCGCTGATCTGCATCGACGAGTTCGAGCTCGACGACCCGGGCGACACGATGATCATGACCCGGCTCCTCGGCGAGCTGGCCGACGGCGGCTCGCGGATGGCCGCGACCTCCAACACGCCCCCCAACGCCCTCGGCGAGGGCCGGTTCGCCGCCGCCGACTTCCTCCGGGAGATCCAGGCGCTCTCCAGCCGGTTCCGCACGCTCCGCATCGACGGCACCGACTACCGTCGCCGCGAGGTCGAGGCGCACGCCGTCGTGACCGACGACGTCGACGCCGCCCTCGACCGGGCCGCCGGCACCGTCTCCGACGACTCCTTCGCGAGCGTCGTCGACCACCTCGCCACCGTGCACCCGAGCAAGTACGTCAAGCTCCTGGACGGTCTCGACCAGGTCGCCCTCCGCGACGTCGCGCTGCTTCACGACCAGACGCAGGCGCTCCGCTTCGTCGCCTTCGTCGACCGCCTCTACGACGCCCAGATCCGCGTGACGGCCTCGGGCATCCCTCTCGACGAGGTGTTCAGCGCCGAGATGCTCGCGGGCGGCTACCGCAAGAAGTATCTGCGCGCCATGTCTCGGCTCGTCGCACTCACACTCCTCTAG
- a CDS encoding sulfurtransferase: MSVDLDPSTRFAEYAHPERLVSTEWLAAHVGDEGLVVVESDEDVLLYETGHIPGAVKVDWHTDLNDPVQRDYIDGAAFAALLGERGISRDSTVVIYGDKNNWWAAYALWVFTLFGHDDVRLLDGGRAKWEAEGREYTTDAPAVAATDYPVVERDDSRIRAYKDDVLAHFGKPLIDVRSPEEFSGARTTAPAYPEEGALRAGHIPSAQNVPWGKAAAEDGTFRPLAELNALYRDGAGLKDGDDVVAYCRIGERSSHTWFVLHHLLGFENVRNYDGSWTEWGSAVRVPIVQGAEPGEAPAPVPAR, from the coding sequence ATGTCCGTCGATCTCGACCCGTCCACCCGCTTCGCGGAGTACGCCCACCCCGAACGCCTGGTCTCGACCGAGTGGCTCGCCGCCCACGTCGGAGACGAGGGCCTCGTCGTCGTCGAGTCCGACGAGGACGTCCTGCTCTACGAGACCGGGCACATCCCCGGCGCCGTGAAGGTCGACTGGCACACCGACCTCAACGATCCCGTCCAGCGCGACTACATCGACGGCGCGGCCTTCGCGGCGCTGCTCGGCGAGCGGGGCATCTCGCGAGACAGCACCGTGGTCATCTACGGCGACAAGAACAACTGGTGGGCCGCCTACGCGCTCTGGGTCTTCACGCTGTTCGGCCACGACGACGTGCGACTCCTCGACGGCGGGCGCGCCAAGTGGGAGGCCGAGGGTCGTGAGTACACCACCGACGCCCCCGCCGTCGCGGCGACCGACTACCCCGTCGTCGAGCGAGACGACAGCCGGATCCGCGCCTACAAGGACGACGTGCTCGCCCACTTCGGCAAGCCCCTCATCGACGTCCGCTCGCCGGAGGAGTTCTCGGGGGCGCGCACCACGGCTCCTGCGTACCCCGAGGAGGGCGCTCTCCGCGCCGGCCACATCCCCAGCGCGCAGAACGTCCCGTGGGGCAAGGCCGCCGCCGAGGACGGCACGTTCCGCCCGCTGGCCGAGCTGAACGCCCTCTACCGCGACGGCGCCGGCCTGAAGGACGGCGACGACGTCGTCGCCTACTGCCGGATCGGCGAGCGGTCGAGCCACACCTGGTTCGTCCTGCACCACCTCCTCGGCTTCGAGAACGTCCGCAACTACGACGGCTCGTGGACCGAGTGGGGCAGCGCCGTCCGCGTGCCCATCGTCCAGGGCGCCGAGCCCGGCGAGGCCCCGGCGCCGGTCCCCGCTCGATGA